Within Chloroflexota bacterium, the genomic segment GTTCAATGCCGAGCCCATCAAATGCGTCGCCCTGCCGATGCGCCCGCCCATGTACAAGTAACGCAATGTGTCAGCAGTCTGGATCATCTTCACCTTTGGCATGATCTCGGCAATAATGCCCATGATCGCGTCCGTGGTTTGGCCAGCCTGGGCGGCTCGAGCCGCTTCTAAAGTGATCCAGCCATGACACATCGAGACGTTCAGTGTGTCCACCACTTCAATGCGAGCGCTCGGATAATCGGACAACACTGTATCTCGCGCCACGCAAGCCGCGCCATAGGCCCCGCTGCCGTGGGAAGTCATATGGATGGAGATTACATCGTTGCCCTGGGCCACAGCCGCGCGGTAAACTTCCTGGTAGTCACCAGGACCCGGGTTGGCCGTTTTAGGCAGTTCGGTAGCCCGGCCGAGGTAGTCAAAGAACTCTTCCCGTTGCACATCCACTAAGTCCCGCAGCTGCTGCTGGCCGATGTGGATATAGTACGGCACCATAGTAATACCATACTGCCCGTACATCTCATCGGGCAGGCTGGCACAACTATCCGTTACCACGACTGTTTTGCTCATCTTGGTTCTCCTCGCATCTACTTGCCACCGCCTACCGTCAGTGCGAACACTCGGAGGAAGCGTTCGTCGGTTCGTTGGGTTGGCGGGAAACGTTCGCGCATGCGGTAATTGCGGACCATGCGCCGACCCAGGTCGGCCTCCCACTGCTCCTGGTATTCACGGAGAACCGCTGCGGAGGCATCCCTCTGCCGGACAGCACGTGCTGCGACCTGCGCTGCCATTTGGCCGGCGGTCATAGCGTTGATGATGCCACCACCGGTGAAAGGATCCACCTGGTGCGCCGCATCGCCCACTAGCATACAGCCGTCAGTTACGATATCTGCTGGGGGCAGGCCAACGGGCACGCCACCGCTGATGAGAGTCACAGGGTGGCCTCGAGCAAGTGTCGGCTGGCTTTCCACGAAGCGCGTGAGATAGTCCAGTGCTGGGCGATCCGCCAGATCGCACTGCACACCCAAGCCGACATTGGCGCATCCCTCGCCCTTGGGAAAGACCCAAGCATAACCGCCTGGTGCTATCTCGTAGCCGATGAAGAAGTAATTGCACTCGGGATCAATGTCAATACCCACCAAGTAAAACTGCGCACAGGACATCAAGTCGCGCGCAAGAAGGGTGGTGTCGAGTCCAGCCCAATGACCCACCTGTGACTCCACGCCATCTGCACCAATGACCACCGTAGCCGCGACATCGCGCTCGCCCCATGCGCTGCGCAGGCGCACCCCGCGCACCGCGCCTCCCTCGCGCAGAAGGCCGACTGCTGATGTCTTCACGACCACGTGAGCTCCGGCCAAGGCGGCTCGCTCGGCGAGCACTCGGTCGAAGATACGCCGTTCAAGAACGTAACCGTAAGGCTGCGGAGCCTCCAGGGTCATCTCGAGGCCGCTATCCAGAATGCGAATGTCGGCCCTGCGGATGTGAGCCGAGATCCAGTGTGGATCTGGTTCAATGAAGGCAGCCAGGGGTTCGTGGCCGACTCCTTCTGCACAGCGAACCGGAGAGCCAATCTCCTGACGCTTCTCCACCAGTAGCACCGAGAGGCCCTCACTTGCCCCCCTCCATGCAGCCATCGAACCCGCTGGCCCTGCCCCAATAACCACCAAATCGTAGGTATCACGAATGGGCAAAGTGCCAGCCTTGGGTTGGGGCACATCCCGATAAAGAGCGCCCATCGGGCAGGCAGACAAGCATAACCCGCACTCGGTGCATTCCTCGGTAATCGTAAGATAGGTCTCGCGCAGGTCGAGTGCGCCCACTGGACAGACGCTGACGCATGAGCCGCAGTAAGCGCAGCGTGTGGTGTCTAGTGCAATCACCTTGTTACCTCAATGTAGGTGCCCGAACAAACGACAGGGATGCCCTCCATTCCGACAAGGCATCCCTGTTCTGTTCCTAATCCACGCTGTGACTTGAGAGGGCCTATGCCTTCACCAAGCGGGCGAGGATGTAATCCACCGCGTCGCCGACAGTGGCGATCTTTTGGGCATCCTCATCGGAAATCTCACCGCCGAACTCCTCCTCAAAGGTCATAATAAGTTCGACCAAGTCCAAGGAGTCGGCTCCCAAATCCTTTCGGAAATCCGCGTCTTCGGTGATCTTCGACTCCTCAATGCCAAGTTGCTCGGCCACCACCTTGCGGATGCGGGCCAGGACCTCCTCACGTGTCATACTTGCCATGTCCCCTCCTTCTCTTTATGTCCTGTGTGATGCCTGGGCAATATCACTTTCCCCCGACAACTGGCTAAATAGTATAACACCCTTACACCAGATAGTCAATTGTGGACCTGCGCTCGAGGTGTGGGCGGCCAATTACTCTCAGCGGTTTGACAATAGTCTGCAGCGCGACTATGATGGATTCAGCGTTCTGCCCCATGCACTCATCTTCATAAACACCAGCAAGTGGGAGAGGTTTCGGAGGTACCATGAGTGGGAACTCCACACGCAAACTGGATCATTTGCGCATCTGCTTGGAAGAGGATGTCCACGCGCCCGTCCTCACGGCGGGTTTGGAACGTTACCATTTCCGCCACCAGGCCCTGCCCGAACTGGCCTTGAGCGATGTGCGCCTGGACACCACTTTCCTGGGCAAGCCACTCCGAGCACCATTGCTCATCTCGGCCATGACAGGTGGTGCACCGGACACCGCAGCCATTAACCGGAACCTGGCCCGCGCAGCACAGGCTCTGGGCCTGGCCATGGGCGTCGGCTCGCAGCGGGCCGCCATCGAGGACCCAACCCAGGCGCATACTTACCAGGTACGCGAGGTCGCGCCCGATATCCTGCTCTTCGCTAACCTGGGCGCGGTACAACTGAACTATGGTTATGGCTTGGAGGAATGCCAACAGGCCGTGGATATGATCAGTGCAGACGCACTGGTGCTACACCTCAACCCAATGCAGGAATGCCTCCAGCCGGGAGGCAACACGAATTTCGCTGGTTTAGCCGACAAGATCGCACAGATATGCCGTGGCCTGAGCGTCCCCGTAGTGGTGAAAGAAGTTGGCTGGGGCATCAGCGACTGGGTTGCGCGGTTGCTGGTCGAGGCGGGCGTGGCGGCGATTGACGTGGCCGGCGCCGGAGGGACATCGTGGAGCGAAGTGGAGAAACATCGCGGGCAGGGGCAGCGCAGCCGGACTCTCGCCGAGCACTTCGCACACTGGGGCATTCCCACCGCGGAAGCCATCCAACTGGTGCGCGCCACCGCGCCGGACATCCCCATCATAGCCAGTGGGGGCATCCGCACCGGGCCGGATCTGGCGGTGGCCCTGGCGCTGGGGGCAAACATAGCGGGGATGGCATTGCCACTACTGGAGCCTGCGACGAGGTCCCCTGAGGCGGTGGTGGAAGTACTCAACGTGGTGATAGAGGGCTTGCGCATCGCTATGTTTTGCGCGGGGGCGGCTGATATCCCAGCACTGAAGGCAACGCCGGTGGAGGTGCGCTGATCCATGCCTATCACTGGTGCTCAGTTAGCGCCTTACATTGGGGCTGTGGAAGCGGAACTGCGCGCCCTCTGTCAGACCGATGACTCCGATCTGGCTGATCTCTTCGGAATGATGGGGTATCACCTGGGCTGGCTGGACGAGCAGTTCCAACCAGTCCGTGCCGACACGGGCAAACGCCTGCGTTCGCTCTTTTGCCTGTTGACCTGTGAGGCCATATGCGGTGATTGGCGACCAGCTCTCCGTGCCGCCACAGCCGTTGAACTGATCCACAATTTCTCGCTGGTCCATGATGACATCGAGGATGCGAGCGAGACGCGTCGCCACCGCCCCACCGTCTGGAAACTATGGGGCGTGGCGCAGGGTATCAACATCGGCGACGCGCTCTATTTCCTAGCA encodes:
- a CDS encoding geranylgeranyl reductase family protein; amino-acid sequence: MIALDTTRCAYCGSCVSVCPVGALDLRETYLTITEECTECGLCLSACPMGALYRDVPQPKAGTLPIRDTYDLVVIGAGPAGSMAAWRGASEGLSVLLVEKRQEIGSPVRCAEGVGHEPLAAFIEPDPHWISAHIRRADIRILDSGLEMTLEAPQPYGYVLERRIFDRVLAERAALAGAHVVVKTSAVGLLREGGAVRGVRLRSAWGERDVAATVVIGADGVESQVGHWAGLDTTLLARDLMSCAQFYLVGIDIDPECNYFFIGYEIAPGGYAWVFPKGEGCANVGLGVQCDLADRPALDYLTRFVESQPTLARGHPVTLISGGVPVGLPPADIVTDGCMLVGDAAHQVDPFTGGGIINAMTAGQMAAQVAARAVRQRDASAAVLREYQEQWEADLGRRMVRNYRMRERFPPTQRTDERFLRVFALTVGGGK
- a CDS encoding type 2 isopentenyl-diphosphate Delta-isomerase, producing MSGNSTRKLDHLRICLEEDVHAPVLTAGLERYHFRHQALPELALSDVRLDTTFLGKPLRAPLLISAMTGGAPDTAAINRNLARAAQALGLAMGVGSQRAAIEDPTQAHTYQVREVAPDILLFANLGAVQLNYGYGLEECQQAVDMISADALVLHLNPMQECLQPGGNTNFAGLADKIAQICRGLSVPVVVKEVGWGISDWVARLLVEAGVAAIDVAGAGGTSWSEVEKHRGQGQRSRTLAEHFAHWGIPTAEAIQLVRATAPDIPIIASGGIRTGPDLAVALALGANIAGMALPLLEPATRSPEAVVEVLNVVIEGLRIAMFCAGAADIPALKATPVEVR
- a CDS encoding DegV family protein, whose protein sequence is MSKTVVVTDSCASLPDEMYGQYGITMVPYYIHIGQQQLRDLVDVQREEFFDYLGRATELPKTANPGPGDYQEVYRAAVAQGNDVISIHMTSHGSGAYGAACVARDTVLSDYPSARIEVVDTLNVSMCHGWITLEAARAAQAGQTTDAIMGIIAEIMPKVKMIQTADTLRYLYMGGRIGRATHLMGSALNIKPLIGMEQGVIVALGQARGRPAAYRCIAEMVERDAAARAVKLAVVHAAAHEAAEELRALVAERVQIAETIITQLSPALAVHTGPGTVGVCYYPLDR
- the acpP gene encoding acyl carrier protein, whose translation is MTREEVLARIRKVVAEQLGIEESKITEDADFRKDLGADSLDLVELIMTFEEEFGGEISDEDAQKIATVGDAVDYILARLVKA